TGATTTGGCTTGATGTATTTTTTAATCACGGCATCAATGTCGGCTTTACTGAGTTGGGCAATCGCCTGATCACGTTTTTCCCGATACAACAGATTACGGTCTTTATCCAGTTGCGGAACCAGCATGTTATGAATACGGCGATCATCTTCCAGCGCATTTAAGCGTTTTTTTAGAATACTGGCTTTGGCAGCTTCCACTTCCTGTTCCGTGACACCCCGGGTCAATAGCTCATTCAACACTTTATATACTGCTTGTGAAACTTGTGCTGATTTCCCTGCCGTATAGTTTGCATCAATGGAGAGCGCGCCTGACTCCGCCCATTCATCAAACTGGAGATTGGCACCAAATCCATAGACCAAGGCATTTTTTTCACGTAGCTCCTGAGCCAAACGGGAAGACAACTGGGAATTCCCCAGAATATATTCAAAGACCTGCAAAGCCGGCACATCAGGATTGTCCGCCCCCACCGGCAAAGTCATCAGTGCCTGATAGCTGCCAAACTCACGCTGCTCAGATAAGGCATGAACTTGTTGGGCAGGATAAGCTCTATATACCGATTTCAGGCGCTCATAAGGCTGTTGGGTTTTCCAGTCAGCAAAACTTTTTTTCAGGATGTTTTGCATGAACTTGGGGTTAAATTCACCCGTAACCGCAATTTGTGCATGATGGGTTTTAAAAAACTGCTGATACAAGGCCACTACCTGTTCACGGGTGGCCGCTTTAAACTGTCGGGTCGCCAGCTCAGGTTCAAAATGATAGCGAATATCTCCTGGCTGGTAGATTTCAATGATTCGCGACATGGTCAGCCCAGCAACAGTATCTGGCTCCGTATAAGGACGATCCAGAGTTGATAAAGTCTGCCCCTTGATCAGATCAAACTGGCTTTGTTCAAATACCGGGTTTTTAAGCACCTCAACCACATACTGAAAAAACTCTTCGAATTTTTCTTTTTTGGCACTGATTTGAATGGTCAAGCCATTCACCGCTGCACTTGCAGTGGCAGATCCGCCAACTTCAATAATCTTGTCTGCAATCTGCTGCAAACTCTGGGTTTCTGAAGAACGCAATAATAGATATGCCATCAGATCCAGTACTTCACCCTTATTCAATAAGGTTTGTGCTGTACCAAAATCCAGAGCAATGGTGGCATATACCTTATCATCACGTGTAGTGGTCGGAAACAGCGCATATTTAATGCCATTTTTCAGCTTACCGCGCTGGATCTGCTGTTCTTTTTCATGCAGATATTGCTTGGACTGCTGCACATAATCTTTTACTTCCGCCTGATAAACTCTGACATCCTTTAATGGTTCTTCTGCTTCAGCCGAAGGCGCTAAACTTTTTTGTGGGGCTTCGCTCTGCGCCAGTTGCTGTGCTTTTTTCTGATCTTCTGGTGTAGGCAGAATATTCCCGAAAATACGATGCTCTGGTTTAAAAAAGACCTGATAGGCTCGATTGACATCATTCACACTCAGCTTTTGGATCGAATCCAGATCTTTAAAGTATTGGCTCCAGTCCCCAGAATAAGCCACTGCATAATCACTCAGACGGGAACCTATCGCGGCTGCACTATTTTTGATCATATCGGCCTGGTTACGTACCAGATTTTTTGTACGGTTAAGTTCGACTTCATTAAAAGGCTGACTCTGCTCAATGCCTTGTATCAATCCTTCCTTTATACCTGGTGCCTGATGATTCGGTCCATAAATCGCACCCATCATCACCAGATTAAAATCCCGGTCGAGCCAGGTTGCGGATTGCACTGTGGT
The nucleotide sequence above comes from Acinetobacter sp. 10FS3-1. Encoded proteins:
- a CDS encoding M16 family metallopeptidase, which produces MLIRFKSLTLAILLSGYSVLSLAQPVLLKTEQNVEEYKLENGLRIILAPNDKENKVFMNTVYLTGSLNDPQGKGGLAHLLEHLAFKGTRNVKGDEFQRRLDQYTLMTNASTDYYSTKYTNVVRPEQTALNEVIFLEAERMDKLVLQEKYVPTEIDIVKREREIRLDQPFSVMMDQIFKAAYGNQYLGRLAIGDLEELQSISMQELNRFYRQWYAPNNAFMVISGKFNKADVLKQIDRHFSPIQSRNIPAQAQVPPLKPEQIAPREFTVQKGSDLAKYSIYLTGANESVKTALAISPTLYTLQPSGHLYQSMVETGKSTTVQSATWLDRDFNLVMMGAIYGPNHQAPGIKEGLIQGIEQSQPFNEVELNRTKNLVRNQADMIKNSAAAIGSRLSDYAVAYSGDWSQYFKDLDSIQKLSVNDVNRAYQVFFKPEHRIFGNILPTPEDQKKAQQLAQSEAPQKSLAPSAEAEEPLKDVRVYQAEVKDYVQQSKQYLHEKEQQIQRGKLKNGIKYALFPTTTRDDKVYATIALDFGTAQTLLNKGEVLDLMAYLLLRSSETQSLQQIADKIIEVGGSATASAAVNGLTIQISAKKEKFEEFFQYVVEVLKNPVFEQSQFDLIKGQTLSTLDRPYTEPDTVAGLTMSRIIEIYQPGDIRYHFEPELATRQFKAATREQVVALYQQFFKTHHAQIAVTGEFNPKFMQNILKKSFADWKTQQPYERLKSVYRAYPAQQVHALSEQREFGSYQALMTLPVGADNPDVPALQVFEYILGNSQLSSRLAQELREKNALVYGFGANLQFDEWAESGALSIDANYTAGKSAQVSQAVYKVLNELLTRGVTEQEVEAAKASILKKRLNALEDDRRIHNMLVPQLDKDRNLLYREKRDQAIAQLSKADIDAVIKKYIKPNQLVEVMADQYGKEVKQS